One window from the genome of Salvia miltiorrhiza cultivar Shanhuang (shh) chromosome 7, IMPLAD_Smil_shh, whole genome shotgun sequence encodes:
- the LOC130993456 gene encoding scarecrow-like protein 8, whose protein sequence is MSSGFPGGGRDFFTGGGGSYSTNQQQQFPFRSPLSRILPDPASQIRRPDLIRKRSLAEFQQQNQQGLELYLRNVKMRHVSPISPVDFPTILPDVSNSRYAQHRLQPLSISNRNTIFSGVNLPGQDTQTKMMNYRLQELEKELLGDEDDGEEVSVVTHSEWSETIQNLIAPTISPSPTSSSSSCSSTSASPPIPSTKQSLMDAAAAISEGNLPTATDIITRLQQVASPRGSSEQRLTAFMVSALKSRVNPTERPHSTSELYAKDHKLSTQMLYEVSPCFKLCFMAANLAILDATSEQGFQRIHVVDFEIGEGGQYMHFLHALAATQSGAKRAAALKITAFADGGDEKLKIVGERLNTLADKIGVRFDFSVKKLMVGDLSRDKLGVEEDEALAVNLAFKLQNLPDESVTTQNMRDELLRVVKAMSPKVMTVVEQEMNGNTAPLTVRVREACEHYGALLDSLEATVSRSNPDRVRIEEAVGRKIGNSVACEGRERVERCEVFGKWRARMSMAGFQAEPMSQHVLDSLRAKLNSGTRGNPGFTVTEQSGGICFGWMGRTLTVASAWR, encoded by the coding sequence ATGTCCTCCGGATTTCCCGGCGGCGGGCGGGACTTCTTCACCGGCGGCGGGGGCAGTTACAGCACCAATCAACAGCAGCAATTTCCGTTCCGATCGCCGCTATCCAGAATTCTTCCGGACCCTGCTTCCCAGATCCGGCGGCCGGATTTGATCAGGAAGAGATCACTAGCAGAATTTCAGCAACAGAACCAGCAAGGTTTGGAGTTGTATCTACGGAACGTGAAGATGAGGCATGTATCCCCCATCTCTCCGGTAGATTTCCCTACCATTTTGCCTGATGTTTCAAATTCGCGATACGCCCAGCACCGGCTGCAGCCCTTGAGTATTTCAAACAGAAATACTATTTTCTCGGGTGTGAATCTCCCTGGTCAAGATACTCAGACGAAGATGATGAATTACCGGCTGCAGGAGCTGGAGAAGGAACTTCTCGGAGACGAAGACGACGGAGAGGAGGTCTCCGTCGTCACCCACAGCGAGTGGTCCGAGACCATCCAGAACCTAATCGCCCCTACCATTTCTCCCTCTCCGACTTCTTCTTCCTCGTCCTGTTCCTCCACGTCAGCATCTCCTCCGATTCCGAGCACCAAACAATCTTTGATGGACGCCGCCGCAGCTATCTCGGAAGGAAATTTGCCCACCGCAACCGACATCATCACGCGCCTCCAGCAGGTCGCCAGCCCCAGGGGCAGCTCGGAACAGCGCCTCACAGCTTTCATGGTTTCGGCTCTCAAATCGCGCGTGAACCCCACCGAGCGTCCTCACTCGACGTCGGAGCTCTACGCCAAGGACCACAAGCTATCAACGCAAATGCTGTACGAGGTGTCGCCGTGTTTCAAGCTCTGTTTCATGGCCGCCAATCTCGCCATCCTCGACGCTACCTCGGAGCAGGGCTTTCAGAGGATTCACGTCGTGGATTTCGAGATCGGCGAGGGCGGACAGTACATGCATTTCCTCCACGCGCTGGCGGCGACACAGTCAGGCGCAAAACGCGCCGCCGCGTTGAAAATAACCGCCTTCGCGGATGGCGGCGACGAGAAGCTCAAAATCGTGGGCGAGAGACTCAACACATTGGCCGACAAAATCGGCGTCCGCTTCGATTTTTCAGTGAAGAAATTAATGGTGGGCGATTTGAGCCGCGATAAATTGGGAGTGGAGGAGGACGAAGCCCTAGCCGTGAACTTGGCGTTCAAGCTGCAGAATTTACCCGACGAGAGCGTGACGACGCAGAATATGAGAGACGAGCTGCTCCGCGTGGTGAAGGCCATGTCTCCGAAGGTGATGACGGTGGTGGAGCAGGAGATGAACGGCAACACGGCGCCGCTAACGGTGCGCGTGAGAGAAGCCTGCGAGCACTACGGGGCGCTGCTGGACTCGCTGGAGGCGACCGTGTCGCGGAGCAACCCGGACCGAGTGAGAATCGAGGAGGCGGTGGGTCGGAAAATCGGCAACTCGGTGGCGTGCGAGGGGAGGGAGCGGGTGGAGAGGTGCGAGGTGTTCGGGAAGTGGCGGGCCAGGATGAGCATGGCCGGCTTTCAGGCCGAGCCCATGAGTCAACACGTGCTCGACTCGCTCCGAGCCAAGCTCAACTCGGGGACACGTGGCAACCCCGGATTCACCGTCACCGAGCAATCCGGCGGCATCTGCTTTGGCTGGATGGGACGGACCCTCACCGTCGCATCTGCTTGGCGttga